A section of the Spirosoma pollinicola genome encodes:
- a CDS encoding GNAT family N-acetyltransferase — translation MIPTIAQSDADIRLCLPAMLALRPHLTSEQAFEQIRFQQANEGFVLAFVPAEDPSEPASAVMGYRTLNFLYSGKTIYIDDLSTLPSARGKGYASMLVDFVVEQARQSGCQCVSLDSGQNPARYDAHRLYLKKGFNITSHHFKLDL, via the coding sequence ATGATCCCAACAATTGCCCAATCAGACGCTGATATTCGGCTGTGTTTACCCGCTATGCTGGCCCTTCGTCCGCACTTGACCTCTGAGCAAGCCTTCGAGCAAATACGCTTTCAACAAGCCAACGAAGGTTTTGTACTGGCGTTTGTACCTGCCGAAGACCCCTCAGAACCCGCTTCGGCAGTGATGGGCTACCGAACATTGAATTTTCTGTACAGCGGCAAAACCATTTATATCGACGATCTTTCTACACTTCCCAGTGCGCGAGGCAAGGGATATGCAAGTATGCTGGTCGATTTTGTGGTAGAGCAGGCTCGCCAGTCTGGTTGCCAGTGCGTATCGCTCGACTCGGGCCAGAACCCGGCCCGTTACGATGCCCATCGACTTTATTTAAAGAAAGGATTTAACATCACCAGTCATCATTTTAAGCTGGATTTGTAA
- a CDS encoding Hsp20/alpha crystallin family protein, giving the protein MKAIENVFKGTGGQIDLLNTLYGGSTQTTMNVDKEDERLVITLSAPGVSANSFNVLVEGSKLVLYTLLVSTSTNQLQNDGTSQRLAVPMFLRVLDIPSFVDVDHIEAVHEHGRVLVMLPFNDNEYMHRKIDIKNLF; this is encoded by the coding sequence ATGAAAGCGATAGAAAATGTGTTTAAAGGAACAGGCGGTCAAATCGACTTGCTAAACACGCTCTACGGTGGTTCGACTCAAACGACCATGAACGTGGACAAGGAAGACGAGCGCCTTGTTATAACCCTGTCTGCTCCCGGAGTAAGCGCCAATTCATTTAACGTGCTGGTTGAGGGCAGTAAACTCGTTCTCTATACGTTGTTGGTCAGCACGTCCACTAATCAGCTACAAAACGATGGTACTAGTCAGCGGCTGGCTGTCCCTATGTTTTTGCGGGTGCTGGACATTCCCTCTTTTGTTGATGTCGATCATATCGAAGCCGTTCATGAACATGGCCGGGTATTGGTTATGCTGCCCTTTAATGACAATGAATATATGCACCGTAAAATTGACATCAAAAATCTCTTTTAG
- the hemC gene encoding hydroxymethylbilane synthase, translating to MHIRIGTRSSRLAVWQAEHIQTLLQQGGLTSELVLIETKGDLVLDRSLSKIGSKGVFTQELEDQLRTGAIDIAVHSAKDLPSILPPDLHIIAFTEREPANDVLVSRNKNLSLMGGESFRIGTSSTRRVALLKHYCPHLTTVDMRGNLQTRLRKLDEGHCDALLLAYAGVHRMGYDDLIVERLPLTEFTPAVGQGSIAIEVATPSLSDDLSEAITRLINHAPTAACLRAERAFLARLEGGCSIPSFALAQWTDEQTISLSGGLVSLDGSQLLKETFTGPPEESHLLGHSLAEAILARGGDALLLDIRAQL from the coding sequence ATGCATATCAGAATTGGAACACGGAGCAGCCGACTAGCGGTTTGGCAGGCAGAACATATACAAACATTACTTCAACAAGGCGGTCTGACTTCAGAGTTAGTGCTCATCGAAACAAAGGGTGATCTGGTTCTCGACCGGTCACTCTCGAAGATTGGCAGCAAAGGCGTTTTCACGCAGGAACTGGAAGATCAACTGCGGACAGGAGCCATTGACATTGCCGTTCATAGTGCCAAAGACCTGCCGTCCATCCTCCCTCCCGATCTTCATATTATTGCCTTCACTGAGCGCGAACCAGCCAACGATGTCCTTGTCAGCCGTAACAAAAATCTTTCCCTGATGGGTGGAGAGTCGTTCAGGATTGGCACGTCTTCTACCCGGCGGGTGGCGTTACTGAAACATTACTGCCCGCACCTGACCACCGTTGATATGCGCGGGAATCTGCAAACGCGGCTTCGTAAACTCGACGAGGGGCACTGCGATGCGCTGTTACTGGCCTATGCCGGTGTTCACCGTATGGGCTACGACGATCTGATTGTGGAACGCTTGCCTCTTACCGAATTTACCCCCGCCGTTGGGCAGGGAAGTATTGCCATCGAAGTTGCCACACCATCCTTGAGCGACGACCTTAGCGAAGCCATCACGCGGCTCATCAACCATGCCCCAACAGCCGCCTGCCTGCGGGCCGAGCGGGCCTTTCTGGCACGACTTGAGGGTGGTTGCAGTATTCCATCGTTTGCCCTTGCCCAATGGACCGATGAACAAACCATTAGCCTGAGCGGTGGGCTGGTGAGCCTGGATGGCAGTCAGTTGTTAAAAGAAACGTTTACAGGCCCACCCGAAGAATCTCATTTGCTGGGACATTCACTAGCCGAAGCCATTCTGGCTCGTGGGGGCGACGCTCTATTACTTGACATTCGCGCACAGTTATGA
- a CDS encoding PhoPQ-activated pathogenicity-related family protein: MKPNFLKTLVLVGLISSIALFSFILPKPTDGITPATALESYLKNGDQSFKWEIKDTYTYGDITAYEVLLTSQKWREHIWKHQLTVMVPKEINQDGALLFITGGSIKDGEPRWNGHEDGFNRAMSTLATKNKAIVAVLRQTPNQPLYDNLTEDALITYTLYQFKKDGDYSWPLLFPMVKSAVRAMDAIQELAKQTLHKDVNRFVVSGASKRGWTTWLTGASDKRAVAIAPMVIDILNMPVNLDYQMKIWNKYSEQIEDYVKIGIPQTVHTKEGIAINEMIDPYSYRKKLTMPKMLFMGTNDEYWTVDAVKHYIGQIPGENFIHYVPNVGHDLGDKRQALEALSAFFGMTLNKQPYPKCQWTISTTKKGVDLTLKATPDKLENVIVWSANSTDMIFQDEKWSGKSLGIKNKATFSVNELYPASGYRAFYVDLTYKAPTGGTYTESTRMFLTDTDEVFLK; the protein is encoded by the coding sequence ATGAAACCGAATTTCCTTAAAACGCTTGTCCTTGTAGGCCTGATCAGCTCCATTGCCCTTTTCTCCTTTATCCTCCCGAAACCAACCGATGGCATCACACCCGCCACGGCACTGGAAAGCTACCTGAAAAATGGCGATCAGTCGTTTAAATGGGAAATAAAAGATACCTATACCTATGGCGATATTACCGCCTATGAGGTACTGCTGACATCTCAAAAATGGCGGGAGCACATCTGGAAACATCAACTCACGGTAATGGTTCCGAAGGAAATTAACCAGGATGGTGCCTTGCTATTCATTACTGGCGGATCAATAAAAGATGGCGAACCACGCTGGAACGGACACGAAGATGGGTTTAATCGGGCAATGAGTACGCTGGCGACAAAAAACAAAGCTATTGTGGCCGTACTCCGGCAAACACCCAATCAGCCGCTTTATGATAACCTGACCGAAGACGCGCTGATTACGTACACGCTGTATCAGTTCAAAAAAGATGGTGATTATTCGTGGCCGTTACTTTTTCCGATGGTGAAAAGTGCCGTTCGGGCAATGGACGCCATTCAGGAACTGGCCAAACAGACACTCCATAAAGATGTGAATCGGTTTGTTGTGTCGGGCGCGTCCAAGCGCGGCTGGACAACCTGGCTCACGGGTGCAAGCGACAAACGGGCCGTTGCCATTGCCCCTATGGTCATTGATATTCTGAATATGCCGGTCAATCTGGATTATCAGATGAAAATCTGGAATAAGTACAGCGAACAGATTGAAGACTATGTGAAAATCGGTATACCGCAAACAGTTCACACAAAAGAGGGAATAGCTATCAACGAAATGATTGATCCGTACTCATACCGAAAAAAACTAACCATGCCCAAAATGCTCTTTATGGGCACCAACGATGAGTACTGGACGGTCGACGCGGTGAAGCATTATATTGGCCAGATTCCGGGCGAGAATTTCATTCATTACGTCCCCAATGTTGGGCATGATCTGGGCGACAAACGACAGGCGCTGGAAGCATTAAGTGCTTTCTTCGGCATGACCCTGAACAAGCAACCCTATCCAAAGTGTCAATGGACTATATCGACGACTAAAAAGGGTGTAGACCTCACACTAAAAGCGACCCCCGATAAGCTGGAGAACGTTATAGTCTGGTCGGCCAATTCGACAGACATGATTTTTCAGGATGAGAAATGGTCGGGGAAAAGTTTGGGAATCAAAAACAAAGCAACGTTTTCAGTCAATGAATTATATCCTGCCTCGGGTTACCGGGCGTTTTATGTAGACTTAACCTATAAAGCCCCCACGGGTGGCACTTACACCGAAAGCACCCGGATGTTTTTGACCGATACGGATGAGGTATTCCTGAAATAA